The DNA region GTTATTCGTCTTCATGAAAAAGTGGGGCATGATATCTGGAGAATGCAGATTGAACTTCCACAGACTGCTAAATCGGCACTGCCAGGACAATTTATTCATATAAAAATTAACGATCCCAGCAAATTGTTGCGGCGGCCTATTTCTATCGCAGGCATTGAACCGGGAAAAGGCCTTGTGGAAATTATTTATCGAATTGTTGGTAACGGGACGGAAGCCATGGCTCATATGAAAATAGGGGATGTTGTTGACAGCCTTGGGCCATTGGGAACCTCTTTTTCCATGGATAAAGGACATATTGTAGGGGTTGGCGGTGGTGTAGGAATCGCACCGATCCTTTTCATGGCACGTTGTGCAAAACGGGGACAAATGACAGTTGTCATCGGTGGAAGAAATAAAGAAGAAGTATTCTGGAAAGACCTTTTCCCTAAAACTTTGAAACAATTAATTGTAACAACAGATGATGGTTCTTATGGGATTAAAGGATTCTCCGTATCTGTTCTGCCTGAACTTTTTGCAGAAGAACGGGTAGATGAGGCCTGTATCTGCGGTCCCGGTATCATGATGAAAACAGCGGCGCAAATGGCAGCGGATGCAGGAATATACTGTGAGGTTTCCATGGAACGCCGGATGGGCTGCGGCACGGGAACATGCTTGGCGTGTGTTTGCGATAAAGCTGACGGCGGGCATTACAAAGTCTGTCTTGACGGACCGGTATTCAATGCACAGAAGGTTTGCTTATGAGTACTGATCTGAATGTGAATTTCCTTGGTATAAGGATGAAAACACCTATTATTGCGGCGTCAGGGACTTTTGGATTTGGCGTGGAATACAAGGATTACATGGACTTATCCCAAATTGGAGCAATTTCCTGTAAAGGGATTGCTATTACGCCTTGGGACGGTAATGAAGGCGTTCGTATCGCAGAAACGCCATCAGGGATACTGAACTGCATTGGCCTCGAAAATCCCGGTACTAATGTTTTTAAGAAAAGGTATCTGCCTGAGTTAAAAAAGTACGACGTACCGGTGATTTGTAATATTGTAGGAAAGAACCCGGAAGAGTATGGCATGGTTGCAAAAGCATTGTCTGTGGAAGGCGTAGATGCTTTTGAAG from Dialister invisus DSM 15470 includes:
- a CDS encoding dihydroorotate dehydrogenase electron transfer subunit, producing MAGYVEKGVIRLHEKVGHDIWRMQIELPQTAKSALPGQFIHIKINDPSKLLRRPISIAGIEPGKGLVEIIYRIVGNGTEAMAHMKIGDVVDSLGPLGTSFSMDKGHIVGVGGGVGIAPILFMARCAKRGQMTVVIGGRNKEEVFWKDLFPKTLKQLIVTTDDGSYGIKGFSVSVLPELFAEERVDEACICGPGIMMKTAAQMAADAGIYCEVSMERRMGCGTGTCLACVCDKADGGHYKVCLDGPVFNAQKVCL